A single Lactuca sativa cultivar Salinas chromosome 8, Lsat_Salinas_v11, whole genome shotgun sequence DNA region contains:
- the LOC111881705 gene encoding uncharacterized protein LOC111881705, translating to MGVDYYKVLQVDRNAKDDDLKKTYRKLAMKWHPDKNPNNKKEAEAKFKTISEAYDVLSDPKKRAIYDQYGEDGLKGQAPPPGPGAFSGKSDGGSATFRFNPRNADEIFSEFFGHSSPFGGMRDMRGSRSSSSFSRSIFSEDPFSQFRSGGGGGGEGFSASASMPCRKAATIERPLPCTLEDLYKGTTKKMKISRDVADHTGRTTTMEEILTIDIKAGWKKGTKITFPEKGNEGRGVIPSDLVFIVDEKPHPVLKRDGNDLVMTQKISLCEALTGYIVQVSTLDGRSLTIPINSVISPNYEEVVKGEGMPMPKEPTKKGNLRVKFTIKFPSRLTSDQKTGIKRLLTCS from the exons ATGGGTGTGGATTACTACAAGGTTCTTCAGGTGGACCGAAATGCTAAAGACGATGACCTCAAGAAAACCTATCGTAAACTCGCCATGAAATGGCACCCTGATAAGAACCCTAATAACAAAAAAGAAGCCGAAGCCAAATTCAAAACCATCTCTGAAGCCTACGAT GTTTTGAGTGATCCGAAGAAGAGAGCCATTTATGATCAGTACGGCGAAGATGGATTGAAGGGGCAGGCGCCACCACCGGGCCCTGGTGCGTTTTCCGGCAAGTCAGATGGAGGCTCTGCGACATTTAGGTTTAATCCTCGAAATGCAGACGAAATATTTTCAGAGTTTTTTGGGCACTCGAGCCCATTTGGGGGAATGAGGGACATGAGAGGATCACGTTCATCAAGTTCATTTTCCCGGAGTATTTTCAGTGAAGATCCATTTTCCCAGTTCAgaagcggtggtggtggtggtggagaaggGTTCTCCGCCTCCGCCAGTATGCCCTGTAGAAAAGCCGCCACAATTGAGCGACCATTGCCATGTACCTTGGAGGATTTGTATAAAGGAACTacaaagaagatgaagatttcaCGAGATGTTGCTGATCATACTGG GAGAACAACTACAATGGAAGAGATTTTAACAATAGATATAAAAGCGGGGTGGAAAAAGGGAACAAAAATAACATTCCCGGAGAAAGGAAACGAAGGGCGAGGTGTGATTCCTTCGGATCTTGTTTTCATAGTTGATGAAAAACCGCATCCGGTGTTAAAAAGAGATGGAAATGATCTTGTTATGACCCAAAAGATATCATTATGTGAAGCTTTAACCGGTTATATTGTGCAAGTTTCAACGCTCGATGGAAGAAGCTTAACAATTCCCATAAACTCTGTAATTTCCCCAAATTATGAAGAAGTTGTCAAAGGAGAAGGGATGCCTATGCCTAAAGAACCCACAAAGAAAGGGAACTTAAGGGTTAAGTTTACTATTAAGTTTCCTTCAAGACTTACATCGGATCAAAAAACCGGCATTAAGCGACTTTTGACGTGTTCTTGa